A DNA window from Parabacteroides johnsonii DSM 18315 contains the following coding sequences:
- a CDS encoding master DNA invertase Mpi family serine-type recombinase — protein sequence MIYGYVRVSTDKQSTENQRFEIENYSKAKGFRIERWVDETISGTTSVSDRQLGRLLKQIRKGDTLVTTELSRLGRNLMQVMSFLHQCMERDIIVLTVKERYELGNNINSKILAFAFSLSAEIERNLISQRTREALARKKAEGTKLGRPKGKKTMQVRLSGKENVIRKMINEKCSMNEIAEKFGVNRQTLRDFLRNTFPDWRKYRYIK from the coding sequence ATGATATACGGTTATGTAAGAGTCAGTACAGATAAACAGAGTACTGAGAATCAACGCTTCGAGATTGAGAACTATTCAAAAGCGAAAGGTTTCCGTATCGAACGTTGGGTAGACGAAACAATCAGTGGAACAACAAGTGTATCGGATCGCCAACTAGGCAGACTATTAAAGCAAATTCGTAAAGGTGACACACTTGTAACAACAGAACTATCAAGGCTTGGACGTAATTTGATGCAAGTCATGAGTTTCCTTCACCAGTGCATGGAACGGGATATCATCGTCCTTACAGTCAAAGAACGCTATGAATTAGGGAATAATATCAATAGTAAAATCCTGGCTTTCGCTTTTAGCCTGAGCGCAGAAATCGAACGCAATCTGATTTCACAACGTACCCGCGAAGCACTTGCGCGTAAAAAAGCAGAAGGCACGAAACTCGGTCGTCCGAAAGGCAAAAAGACCATGCAGGTCAGACTGTCCGGAAAAGAAAATGTCATCAGGAAAATGATCAATGAGAAATGCTCGATGAACGAAATCGCCGAAAAGTTCGGAGTAAATCGCCAAACTCTACGTGATTTCCTGAGGAACACATTCCCGGACTGGAGGAAATATAGATATATTAAGTAA
- the ndk gene encoding nucleoside-diphosphate kinase yields the protein MEKTLVILKPCTIQRGLIGEIISRFERKGLQLAGMKMIWLTDNILSEHYAHLKEKPFFQRIKDAMSVCPVIVCCWEGVDAIHVVRQLAGATNGRNAQPGTIRGDFSMSVQENIVHASDSPETAAIELKRFFNDDELFDYRMNNLLATYANDEF from the coding sequence ATGGAAAAGACACTTGTTATCCTAAAACCCTGTACCATTCAGCGAGGACTGATTGGAGAAATAATCTCCCGCTTCGAGAGAAAAGGTTTACAACTGGCAGGCATGAAAATGATCTGGCTGACAGATAATATCCTCAGTGAACATTATGCACACCTAAAAGAAAAACCATTCTTCCAACGCATCAAAGACGCCATGTCGGTATGTCCCGTCATCGTATGTTGCTGGGAAGGGGTGGACGCCATCCATGTCGTTCGCCAGCTGGCTGGTGCCACCAACGGAAGGAACGCACAACCGGGAACCATCCGTGGCGACTTCAGCATGAGCGTACAAGAAAACATCGTCCATGCTTCCGATTCACCCGAAACAGCAGCCATCGAGTTGAAACGTTTTTTCAATGATGACGAATTGTTTGACTACAGAATGAACAACTTGCTTGCGACTTATGCCAACGATGAGTTTTAA